A single region of the Changchengzhania lutea genome encodes:
- a CDS encoding TIGR03915 family putative DNA repair protein produces the protein MEVSLIYDGTFDGFLSAVFEAFELKASKVNIQKQSQVQNTIFSESVEVTTDHKKSDRVWNGLKKKLSAYGRNQLYYAFLSEIVHVENVLYDYIQQTFSSSKSIEKDFSNATVLKISKLAKSVGREKHRMEAFVRFKLTKDDIYFANIEPDFNVLPLISKHFERRYADQKWIIYDIKRKFGIYYNLKDVEVIEINFSPDFNFTKTDGEYFKDEELDFQQLWQDYFKSTNIESRINMALHIRHVPKRYWKYLSEKQV, from the coding sequence ATGGAGGTGTCATTAATTTACGATGGCACATTTGATGGCTTTTTAAGTGCTGTATTTGAGGCATTTGAACTGAAAGCTAGCAAGGTTAATATCCAAAAGCAATCACAGGTTCAAAACACCATATTTTCTGAAAGTGTTGAGGTGACCACCGATCATAAGAAATCTGATCGTGTTTGGAATGGGCTTAAAAAGAAATTATCGGCCTATGGCCGCAACCAATTGTATTATGCCTTTTTAAGTGAAATAGTTCATGTTGAAAATGTGCTCTATGATTATATTCAGCAAACTTTTAGTTCTTCAAAATCTATAGAAAAAGATTTTTCGAATGCAACTGTTTTAAAAATTTCGAAGTTGGCAAAAAGTGTTGGGAGAGAGAAGCATAGGATGGAGGCTTTTGTTCGTTTTAAATTAACGAAAGATGATATCTATTTTGCAAATATTGAACCAGATTTTAATGTGCTTCCGTTGATTTCAAAACATTTCGAAAGACGATATGCGGATCAAAAATGGATAATTTATGACATTAAGAGAAAATTTGGGATATATTATAATTTAAAAGATGTTGAAGTTATCGAAATAAATTTTTCTCCAGACTTTAATTTCACAAAAACTGATGGTGAATATTTTAAAGATGAAGAACTTGATTTTCAGCAATTGTGGCAGGACTATTTTAAAAGTACAAACATTGAATCTCGTATAAATATGGCGTTGCATATTAGGCATGTTCCAAAGCGTTACTGGAAATACCTAAGCGAAAAACAAGTCTAA
- the rpmF gene encoding 50S ribosomal protein L32, translating into MAHPKRKISRTRRDKRRTHYKATAPQIATCPTTGEPHLYHRAHWHEGKLYYRGQVLIDNSEEVENVA; encoded by the coding sequence ATGGCACATCCTAAAAGAAAAATCTCGAGAACGAGAAGAGACAAAAGAAGAACACATTATAAAGCAACTGCGCCACAGATTGCTACTTGCCCTACTACAGGAGAACCGCATTTATATCACAGAGCGCACTGGCATGAAGGTAAGCTATACTACAGGGGTCAAGTATTGATTGATAACTCAGAAGAAGTAGAAAACGTAGCATAA
- a CDS encoding PID-CTERM protein-sorting domain-containing protein produces the protein MTGHNKIILASILFVLVSVVCSAQGDPVLPPPGPPPAPGFPIDGGAIAGVVVALFYGAKKLLKKH, from the coding sequence ATGACAGGACATAATAAAATAATTTTGGCCTCAATCTTATTTGTATTAGTAAGTGTGGTGTGTTCTGCTCAAGGCGATCCAGTTTTACCGCCACCAGGACCACCCCCTGCACCTGGTTTTCCAATTGATGGCGGCGCCATTGCAGGTGTTGTTGTCGCTCTTTTTTATGGAGCTAAAAAATTATTAAAAAAGCATTAA
- a CDS encoding beta-ketoacyl-ACP synthase III — translation MSKISAAITAVGAYVPEFVLTNQILETMVDTNDEWITARTGIKERRILKDDGKGTSFLAIKAAQNLIEKKGIDPKDIELVIVATATPDMKAASTAAFTATHIGATNAFSFDLDAACSSFLFGMSVAAKYIESGTYKKVLLIGADKMSSMVNYKDRATCIIFGDGAGAVLFEPNNESLGLQDEYLRSDGSGREFLQATYGGSSFPSTPEAIEEGKHFAFQEGKTVFKNAVFNMADAAVKMLERNQLTNDDIQWLVAHQANKRIVDATANRINLDDKKVMMNIHKYGNTTSATLPLLLHDYESQLKKGDNLIFAAFGGGFNWGSIYLKWAYNS, via the coding sequence ATGAGTAAAATTTCAGCAGCTATTACAGCTGTAGGTGCCTATGTACCAGAGTTTGTATTGACCAATCAGATCCTAGAAACCATGGTTGATACTAACGACGAGTGGATTACTGCGCGTACTGGTATTAAAGAGCGTCGAATACTTAAAGACGACGGAAAGGGCACTTCTTTTCTAGCTATAAAAGCCGCTCAAAATCTTATTGAAAAAAAGGGCATTGATCCTAAAGATATAGAACTTGTTATTGTTGCTACAGCAACTCCAGATATGAAAGCGGCCTCTACAGCTGCTTTTACTGCAACCCATATTGGTGCAACTAATGCCTTTTCGTTTGATTTGGATGCAGCATGCTCAAGTTTTCTATTTGGTATGTCTGTTGCCGCTAAGTATATTGAATCTGGGACTTATAAGAAAGTACTCTTAATAGGTGCAGATAAAATGTCATCCATGGTCAATTATAAAGACAGAGCAACATGTATCATTTTTGGTGACGGGGCAGGTGCCGTTTTATTTGAACCTAATAACGAGAGTTTGGGACTTCAAGACGAGTACCTAAGAAGTGATGGCTCAGGACGAGAGTTTTTACAAGCCACATATGGCGGTTCTTCATTTCCATCAACACCAGAAGCCATAGAAGAAGGAAAACATTTTGCTTTTCAAGAAGGAAAAACTGTATTTAAAAATGCTGTATTTAATATGGCAGATGCAGCGGTCAAAATGTTAGAGCGTAACCAGCTTACAAATGATGATATTCAATGGTTAGTAGCGCATCAAGCCAATAAACGTATTGTTGATGCTACCGCTAATCGAATAAATCTAGACGATAAAAAGGTCATGATGAATATACATAAGTATGGCAATACAACATCAGCAACCTTGCCTTTACTTCTGCATGACTATGAATCACAGCTTAAAAAAGGAGATAATTTGATATTCGCAGCCTTTGGTGGCGGATTTAATTGGGGGTCCATTTACCTAAAATGGGCATATAATTCATAA
- a CDS encoding arsenate reductase family protein, producing the protein MGILATDKHQLTYIYSSDSDLGKKVLAYANSVDKHIQTIELEKTKIADTIWAELSEKLNIPFSELFVSDHPDAPELGDGSDFSDHDWIKLINANPALLQQPIAINGEKYRVITNRFDFFEFFGVDSAGIEKGHTMDDAIEDENFK; encoded by the coding sequence ATGGGTATTTTAGCTACAGATAAACACCAGCTAACCTATATATATTCTAGCGATTCCGATTTAGGCAAGAAGGTTCTTGCCTATGCAAACAGTGTTGACAAACACATACAGACAATTGAATTAGAAAAAACTAAGATTGCAGATACGATTTGGGCAGAACTCTCTGAAAAACTAAATATACCCTTTTCAGAATTATTTGTTTCAGATCATCCTGACGCTCCAGAACTAGGTGATGGGTCAGATTTTAGCGATCATGATTGGATTAAACTTATTAATGCGAACCCTGCTCTATTACAACAACCCATTGCTATTAATGGTGAAAAGTACAGAGTAATTACCAATCGATTTGATTTTTTCGAATTTTTTGGTGTGGATTCGGCAGGCATAGAAAAAGGACATACAATGGATGATGCCATTGAAGATGAGAACTTCAAATAG
- a CDS encoding riboflavin synthase: MFTGIIEDTGLVTLLDHELENLHISIKSRLATELKIDQSVAHNGVCLTVVNINNDEYTVTAIKETLDKTNLGALKINDQVNIERAMKLGDRLDGHMVQGHVDQTAQCTQIEDANGSWVFTFSYDASLNNVTIEKGSITINGTSLTVVNSKTDSFSVAIIPYTFEHTNFNRLQIGDMVNLEFDVLGKYVARLLQKKEREQF; this comes from the coding sequence ATGTTTACAGGCATTATTGAAGATACAGGTTTAGTAACGCTTTTGGATCATGAACTAGAAAACCTTCATATTTCCATAAAAAGTCGATTAGCAACAGAATTGAAAATCGACCAAAGTGTAGCGCACAACGGTGTTTGTTTAACCGTTGTTAATATTAACAATGACGAATACACCGTTACCGCCATTAAAGAAACTTTAGATAAGACGAATCTTGGAGCATTGAAAATTAATGACCAAGTTAACATAGAGCGAGCAATGAAGCTTGGTGATAGACTAGACGGTCACATGGTACAAGGTCATGTAGACCAAACTGCCCAATGTACCCAAATTGAAGACGCTAATGGAAGTTGGGTTTTCACCTTTAGCTATGACGCTTCTTTAAACAATGTTACCATCGAAAAAGGGTCTATAACCATAAATGGTACGAGTTTAACGGTTGTTAATTCTAAAACGGACAGCTTTAGTGTTGCCATTATACCTTATACTTTTGAGCATACGAATTTTAACAGACTACAAATTGGTGATATGGTCAATTTAGAATTTGATGTATTGGGGAAATATGTTGCAAGGTTATTACAGAAAAAGGAACGGGAGCAGTTTTAA
- a CDS encoding YqaE/Pmp3 family membrane protein: MSLLTIILSILLPPVAVALKHGLSTTLLINILLTLLGWIPGVIHALIVNK, from the coding sequence ATGTCATTATTAACAATCATATTAAGCATATTATTACCTCCTGTAGCCGTGGCTCTGAAACACGGATTGAGCACCACGCTATTAATAAACATCTTATTAACCTTACTAGGTTGGATTCCAGGTGTTATTCACGCACTAATTGTAAATAAATAA
- a CDS encoding YceD family protein codes for MKPLKEFTIPFVGLKIAKHHFEYDIEQSFFEYFEYEDFNNVDVKVNVVLDKKSTLLELHFEISGTVNVNCDLTNEPFNQAIDNEFDLVVKFGEAYNDENEDILIVSHGTYEINIQQYIYELIVLSVPTKRIHPGVEDGTLDSDILDKLEELSPKQDRKIESEQDIDPRWNTLKKLLTDK; via the coding sequence ATGAAGCCATTGAAAGAGTTTACAATTCCATTTGTAGGGTTAAAGATAGCAAAACATCATTTTGAGTACGATATTGAACAGTCGTTCTTTGAATATTTTGAGTATGAAGATTTTAATAATGTAGATGTTAAGGTAAATGTGGTTTTAGATAAAAAATCGACCTTACTGGAATTGCATTTTGAAATTTCTGGAACTGTTAATGTAAATTGTGACTTGACCAATGAACCTTTCAATCAAGCGATTGATAATGAATTTGATTTAGTGGTTAAGTTTGGAGAAGCGTATAATGACGAAAATGAAGATATTCTCATTGTTTCTCATGGCACTTACGAGATTAACATTCAGCAGTACATATATGAGTTAATTGTACTTTCAGTGCCGACCAAAAGGATTCACCCAGGGGTTGAAGATGGCACATTAGACTCAGACATACTTGATAAGTTAGAAGAATTAAGTCCGAAGCAGGACAGGAAAATAGAATCAGAACAGGACATCGATCCTAGATGGAATACATTAAAAAAACTATTAACGGATAAATAA
- the accB gene encoding acetyl-CoA carboxylase biotin carboxyl carrier protein — protein sequence MDLKEIQNLIKFVAKSGASEVKLEMDDIKITIRTGSEQEHSTVHYAPMQAPMQQAPPAPSEPQQTGAKPAVTTSAADESSKYITIKSPIIGTFYRKPSPDKPLFVEVGQTIAEGDVLCVIEAMKLFNEIESEVSGKIVKILVDDSSPVEFDQPLFLVDPS from the coding sequence ATGGATTTAAAAGAAATTCAAAACTTAATCAAATTTGTTGCCAAATCAGGTGCAAGCGAGGTTAAATTAGAAATGGATGATATTAAAATTACGATAAGAACAGGTTCCGAACAAGAGCATTCTACAGTGCATTATGCACCTATGCAAGCACCAATGCAACAAGCGCCTCCAGCGCCTTCTGAGCCACAACAAACAGGAGCTAAACCAGCAGTAACAACCAGTGCAGCTGATGAGAGTTCAAAATATATCACCATAAAATCACCAATCATTGGAACATTCTATAGGAAACCTTCTCCGGACAAACCTTTATTTGTTGAAGTAGGTCAAACTATTGCAGAAGGGGATGTACTGTGCGTTATTGAAGCGATGAAACTTTTTAACGAGATAGAATCTGAAGTGTCTGGAAAAATTGTCAAGATATTAGTGGATGATTCTTCACCAGTAGAATTTGATCAACCATTATTTTTAGTAGATCCATCTTAA
- the pdxA gene encoding 4-hydroxythreonine-4-phosphate dehydrogenase PdxA: protein MKTEENILVGISIGDLNGIGGEIILKTFEDVRMLEFCTPVIFASIKTLSFLKTHFKSGINFKSIDNINQIEVGKVNVLNCWNEAINIEFGQEDATIGAYAFKSLHAATIALKNNDIDVLVTAPINKHNIQSDDFAFPGHTDYLAKELEGESLMFMVTDTLRVGLLTDHVPVKDVVSHISSELIQKKINTVYKSLMEDFKIRRPKIAVLGINPHTGDNGVIGTEDDDVMRPTLAKIKEEGKLVYGPYAADSFFGSNNYKNFDAIVASYHDQGLIPFKTLSFGNGVNFTAGLNKVRTSPDHGTAYEIAGKGIADENSFKEAVFTAIKIFKNRQTHRELTADVLKKAPRIRQNKPTYNRQKD from the coding sequence ATGAAGACAGAAGAAAATATACTAGTAGGCATATCAATTGGTGACTTAAACGGTATTGGAGGAGAGATCATCCTAAAAACATTTGAGGATGTTAGAATGTTGGAGTTTTGCACGCCTGTAATTTTTGCATCCATAAAAACGCTAAGCTTTTTAAAAACGCACTTTAAATCTGGAATCAATTTCAAAAGCATTGATAATATTAATCAAATTGAAGTTGGAAAAGTAAACGTCTTAAATTGTTGGAATGAGGCGATAAATATAGAGTTTGGCCAAGAAGACGCTACTATTGGAGCATACGCCTTCAAGTCGCTTCATGCTGCAACAATAGCATTAAAAAATAATGACATAGATGTGTTGGTAACGGCACCAATCAACAAACACAATATTCAATCTGATGATTTTGCCTTTCCCGGTCATACAGATTATTTAGCAAAAGAGCTTGAGGGAGAAAGCTTAATGTTTATGGTAACCGATACGTTAAGAGTGGGCTTGCTAACAGACCATGTGCCTGTTAAGGATGTGGTTAGCCATATTTCGTCAGAACTCATTCAGAAAAAAATAAATACGGTTTATAAATCATTAATGGAAGACTTTAAGATAAGACGACCAAAGATTGCTGTGCTAGGAATTAATCCGCATACAGGCGATAACGGGGTTATTGGTACAGAAGATGATGATGTGATGAGGCCCACGCTAGCAAAAATTAAGGAAGAAGGGAAACTGGTTTATGGCCCTTATGCTGCCGATAGTTTCTTTGGATCCAATAATTATAAGAATTTTGACGCTATTGTGGCCTCCTATCACGACCAAGGCTTAATTCCCTTTAAAACCTTATCATTTGGAAATGGTGTAAATTTCACGGCCGGATTGAATAAGGTAAGAACATCGCCAGACCATGGCACCGCTTATGAAATTGCAGGAAAAGGAATAGCAGACGAAAACTCTTTTAAAGAAGCGGTATTTACAGCCATCAAAATTTTTAAAAACCGCCAAACACATAGAGAACTAACCGCCGATGTTTTGAAAAAAGCACCGCGAATCAGGCAAAACAAACCAACTTATAACCGGCAAAAGGATTAA
- the accC gene encoding acetyl-CoA carboxylase biotin carboxylase subunit has protein sequence MFKKILIANRGEIALRVIRTCKEMGIKTVAVYSTVDAESLHVKFADEAVCIGPAASSESYLKMSNIIAAAEITNADAIHPGYGFLSENAKFSKICEEHNIKFIGASPDMIDRMGDKANAKETMKAAGVPCVPGSDGIINTFEECQKVAKTTGYPVMLKASAGGGGKGMRGVFKPEDLKDAWDSARQESKAAFGNDDMYMEKLIEEPRHIEIQIIGDSRGKACHLSERDCSIQRRHQKLTEETPSPFMTDKLRDKMGKAAVKAAEYIKYEGAGTIEFLVDKNRNFYFMEMNTRIQVEHPITEQVIDFDLIREQILVAAGVPILGINYTPKLHSIECRINAEDPFNGFRPSPGTITTLHAPGGHGVRLDTHVYAGYAIPPNYDSMIAKLITTAQSREEAINKMKRALDEFVIEGIKTTIPFHRQLMDHPDYLSGNYTTKFMEDFVIKKQTEE, from the coding sequence ATGTTTAAAAAAATACTAATTGCCAACAGAGGTGAAATAGCATTACGTGTTATTAGAACCTGTAAAGAAATGGGCATTAAAACTGTAGCTGTCTATTCCACGGTCGATGCCGAAAGTCTGCATGTAAAGTTCGCAGATGAAGCGGTTTGCATTGGTCCAGCTGCTAGTAGTGAATCCTATTTAAAAATGTCTAATATTATAGCCGCTGCCGAAATTACCAATGCAGATGCTATTCACCCCGGTTATGGGTTTTTATCAGAAAATGCTAAGTTTTCAAAAATCTGCGAAGAGCACAATATTAAATTTATTGGCGCATCTCCGGACATGATAGACCGCATGGGAGATAAAGCCAATGCTAAAGAAACCATGAAGGCTGCTGGAGTACCTTGTGTACCTGGAAGCGATGGTATCATCAACACATTTGAAGAATGCCAAAAGGTTGCAAAAACAACTGGCTATCCTGTTATGCTAAAAGCATCAGCAGGTGGAGGCGGTAAGGGCATGCGTGGTGTTTTCAAGCCAGAAGATTTAAAGGACGCTTGGGATTCTGCAAGACAAGAAAGTAAAGCAGCATTTGGTAATGATGATATGTATATGGAAAAGCTCATCGAAGAGCCCCGTCATATCGAAATTCAAATTATTGGGGATTCTCGCGGTAAAGCCTGTCACTTATCAGAAAGAGATTGTTCAATTCAACGTCGCCACCAAAAATTAACCGAAGAAACCCCGTCGCCTTTTATGACGGATAAACTTCGTGATAAAATGGGAAAAGCTGCCGTAAAAGCAGCAGAATATATTAAGTACGAAGGTGCTGGAACTATCGAATTTTTAGTCGATAAGAACAGAAACTTCTACTTTATGGAAATGAATACCCGTATTCAAGTAGAACACCCAATTACAGAACAGGTTATTGATTTCGACTTAATTCGTGAGCAGATTTTAGTGGCTGCAGGCGTGCCCATTTTAGGAATTAATTATACGCCTAAGTTACATTCTATTGAATGCCGTATCAATGCTGAAGATCCTTTTAATGGCTTTAGACCATCACCAGGAACAATCACAACATTACACGCGCCTGGAGGTCATGGTGTGCGATTGGATACGCATGTATACGCAGGTTATGCCATTCCACCAAATTATGATTCTATGATTGCGAAGCTTATTACAACGGCGCAAAGTAGAGAAGAGGCCATAAATAAAATGAAACGTGCCTTAGATGAATTCGTTATAGAAGGGATTAAAACAACTATTCCTTTCCATAGACAACTTATGGATCATCCAGATTATTTGTCGGGTAATTACACCACCAAGTTTATGGAAGATTTTGTCATTAAAAAACAAACTGAAGAATAA